The following proteins come from a genomic window of Leptospira sanjuanensis:
- a CDS encoding SOS response-associated peptidase, which yields MCYHNSLTASAQKLSNRFSAGLIEQPDFRPVFHENGFEHKPRPVVTRGVENSFLYAGWGLIPKWVKSVEQAKLMQNRTLNAKSETIFELPSFREAILERRCLIPSTGFYDSQEVRKKSYPYRVYLQHEEIFCLAGIWEEWTNPETKEVLKRYSMLTTPPNKKFSQIHTRMPLILPRELEDTWIDPALKSKHDIEPLLQIYPEENVEFYTIRKFRPGDEFEEDILKKVEYEELKQQELF from the coding sequence ATGTGCTATCATAACTCGCTAACTGCATCGGCGCAGAAACTTTCTAATCGATTTAGCGCAGGCCTTATTGAACAACCGGATTTTCGTCCAGTCTTTCACGAAAATGGATTTGAACACAAACCGCGACCTGTAGTAACGCGGGGAGTTGAAAATTCATTTTTATATGCTGGATGGGGGTTAATTCCGAAATGGGTGAAGAGTGTTGAGCAAGCAAAACTAATGCAAAATAGGACATTAAACGCAAAGTCGGAAACGATATTTGAACTGCCTTCTTTTCGCGAAGCAATTTTAGAACGAAGATGCCTTATACCTTCGACAGGATTCTATGACAGCCAAGAAGTCCGAAAGAAATCATATCCGTATAGAGTGTATTTACAACACGAAGAGATTTTTTGTTTAGCGGGGATTTGGGAAGAGTGGACGAATCCCGAAACCAAGGAAGTGTTAAAAAGATACTCTATGCTTACGACACCACCCAATAAAAAATTCTCTCAGATTCATACACGAATGCCGCTTATACTTCCGCGCGAATTAGAAGACACATGGATCGATCCAGCCCTAAAAAGTAAACATGATATAGAACCTCTTCTTCAAATTTATCCCGAAGAAAACGTAGAATTCTATACAATCCGAAAATTCCGACCTGGTGATGAGTTTGAAGAAGATATACTTAAAAAAGTCGAATACGAAGAATTGAAACAACAAGAACTTTTTTAG
- a CDS encoding Y-family DNA polymerase — MYGLVDCNSFYCSCERVFRPELRTRPVVVLSNNDGCVISRSKEAKELGIKMGEPAFLRKDYFAVKEIEAFSSNYALYGDMSRRVMNLLRNFSPHVEVYSIDEAFLGFSGFQNEKLPEVANNIFQRIPKYTGIPVSVGIGPTKTLAKLANHLAKKKEEYRGIYIIDSEEKRIEALKQVAVADIWGIGPAYARKLEAVGITNAWEFSRANKHWIRKHLTVVGARIAYELNAIECSTLVTVDPAKKTIGIARSFSSMRDSLESLEGAVATFATRAAYNLRNQNGYTNLIRVFVHTNQHRPDLEQYACNTEVPLPVQMQDTIKIVRFALFGLRRIYRPGLQYKKAGIILDRITTDIDRQDDLFSDFNRMRDEEISNTIDKINVKFGKEKVKLAVATKQNAWSLRQANRSPRYTTNWKEILEIRAG; from the coding sequence GTGTACGGCCTCGTTGACTGCAATTCGTTTTACTGTTCGTGTGAACGTGTATTCCGTCCGGAGCTCCGGACGCGGCCGGTAGTTGTCCTTTCCAACAACGACGGATGTGTGATTTCGAGAAGCAAGGAAGCGAAAGAACTTGGAATCAAAATGGGTGAACCTGCCTTTCTTCGAAAGGATTATTTCGCCGTAAAAGAAATCGAGGCGTTCTCTTCGAACTACGCGTTATACGGCGATATGTCAAGACGCGTTATGAACCTTCTTAGAAATTTTTCTCCGCACGTCGAGGTCTACTCAATCGATGAAGCATTCCTCGGATTTTCCGGATTTCAAAATGAAAAACTTCCAGAGGTTGCAAACAATATCTTTCAAAGAATTCCCAAATACACCGGAATTCCGGTTTCAGTCGGAATTGGACCAACGAAGACACTCGCGAAACTTGCGAATCACCTCGCAAAAAAAAAGGAGGAGTATCGCGGTATCTACATCATAGATTCTGAAGAAAAACGAATTGAGGCGTTAAAACAAGTTGCGGTCGCGGACATTTGGGGAATCGGTCCCGCGTATGCTCGAAAACTCGAAGCGGTTGGAATAACAAACGCTTGGGAATTTTCGCGTGCGAATAAACATTGGATTCGTAAACACCTGACCGTTGTAGGCGCGCGGATTGCTTACGAACTCAATGCGATCGAGTGTTCGACACTCGTAACCGTGGACCCCGCGAAAAAAACGATCGGAATCGCTCGTAGTTTCAGTTCGATGCGTGATTCTTTGGAATCCTTGGAAGGAGCGGTCGCGACCTTCGCGACGCGAGCAGCGTATAACCTAAGAAATCAAAATGGATACACAAACCTAATCCGGGTTTTCGTTCATACGAACCAGCACCGTCCGGATCTAGAACAGTATGCGTGCAACACTGAAGTCCCGTTGCCCGTACAAATGCAGGATACGATTAAGATCGTTCGTTTCGCTCTTTTCGGTCTCAGGAGAATTTATAGACCAGGTCTCCAATACAAAAAAGCCGGGATCATTCTTGATCGGATCACCACAGATATAGACCGGCAAGACGACTTATTCAGTGACTTTAACCGGATGCGCGACGAAGAAATCTCGAATACGATCGATAAAATCAATGTGAAGTTCGGAAAAGAAAAAGTGAAACTCGCGGTCGCGACCAAACAAAACGCTTGGTCCCTCCGGCAAGCCAATAGGTCACCACGTTATACTACGAATTGGAAAGAGATTCTTGAGATTCGAGCGGGGTAA